One Nicotiana tomentosiformis chromosome 4, ASM39032v3, whole genome shotgun sequence genomic window carries:
- the LOC104116500 gene encoding bidirectional sugar transporter SWEET1-like — MGVVHTLHFVFGIFGNATALFLFLAPIITSKRIVQKRSTEQFSGLPYVMTLLNCLLSAWYGLPFVSPNNLLVSTINGTGAAIESIYVLIFIAFAPKKEKKKISALLLLVLAVFAAVALVSMLALHGNNRKLFCGIAATIFSIIMYGSPLSIIRLVIKTKSVEFMPFFLSLFVFLCGASWFAFGLLGKDPFVAIPNGFGFGLGTVQLILYAIYCDKKELFTKKSTPDDSLEMGNDKSSGKSRLEQV, encoded by the exons ATGGGTGTTGTTCATACTCTGCATTTTGTTTTTGGGATATTTG GAAATGCCACTGCTCTGTTTCTCTTCTTGGCACCAAT AATCACATCCAAGAGAATCGTACAAAAGAGATCAACAGAACAGTTCTCTGGCTTGCCTTACGTGATGACTTTGCTCAACTGCCTGCTTTCTGCATG GTATGGCTTACCATTTGTGTCACCAAACAATCTGTTGGTGTCTACAATCAACGGGACTGGAGCTGCAATTGAGAGCATTTATGTACTGATCTTCATTGCATTTGCaccaaagaaggagaagaagaaaatctcAGCACTTCTTCTATTGGTCCTAGCTGTTTTCGCTGCAGTAGCGCTTGTTTCCATGCTCGCTTTGCATGGAAATAACAGGAAGCTCTTCTGTGGTATTGCTGCCACCATCTTCTCTATCATTATGTATGGATCTCCTCTATCCATCATA AGACTAGTAATCAAGACGAAAAGCGTGGAGTTCATGCCATTTTTCTTGTCACTCTTCGTGTTCTTATGTGGTGCTTCCTGGTTTGCCTTTGGCCTTCTTGGAAAGGACCCCTTTGTTGCT ATTCCAAATGGTTTTGGCTTTGGTTTAGGAACAGTGCAGCTCATCTTATATGCAATTTACTGTGACAAGAAGGAATTATTTACCAAGAAATCAACCCCTGATGATTCCTTGGAGATGGGAAATGACAAAAGTAGTGGCAAGTCAAGGCTTGAGCAAGTTTAG